A single region of the Buchnera aphidicola (Formosaphis micheliae) genome encodes:
- the rpoC gene encoding DNA-directed RNA polymerase subunit beta', whose product MKDLFKFLKMRTKTEEFDAIKISLPSPDMIRSWSFGEVKKPETINYRTFKPERDGLFCARIFGPVKDYECLCGKYKRLKHRGVICEKCGVEVTQSKVRRERMGHVELASPTAHIWFLKSLPSRIGLLLDMPLRDIERVLYFESYVIIDEGMTNLEKRQILTEEQYLDALEEFGDDFDAKMGAEAIQSLLKNMDLKNECTKLRNELCESHSETKRKKFTKRIKLLESFIHSDNKPEWMILNVLPILPPDLRPLVPLDGGRFATSDLNDLYRRVINRNNRLKRLLDLSAPDIIVRNEKRMLQEAVDALLDNGRRGRAITGSNKRPLKSLADMIKGKQGRFRQNLLGKRVDYSGRSVITVGPYLHLHQCGLPKKMALELFKPFIYGKLEIHGLSTTIKAAKKMVEKEDPIVWDILDEVIREHPVLLNRAPTLHRLGIQAFEPILVEGKAIQLHPLVCAAYNADFDGDQMAVHVPLTIEAQLEAKALMMSINNILSPANGEPIIVPSQDVVLGLYYMTRSKINGKGEGMILTGPKEAERLYRSEFVELHTIVKIRITEYIIKGNEKTEKITHVIETTIGRAILWMIVPKGLPFSMINQTLGKKNISDMINTCYRILGLQSTVNFADQIMYTGFTYATRSGASVGIDDMVIPDEKIEIIREAENEVAEIQEQFQSGLVTAGERYNKVIDIWAAANESIAKAMMANLSVELVINKNKIIETQVSFNSIFMMADSGARGSAAQIRQLAGMRGLMAKPDGSIIETPITANFREGLNVLQYFISTHGARKGLADTALKTANSGYLTRRLVDVAQDLVVTEDDCQTHEGIVMTPVIEGGEVKETLRERVLGRVTAENILKTYSTDILIPRNTLLNEKWCDILELNSIDSVKVRSVVNCDTDFGICAYCYGRDLARGHLVDKGEAIGVIAAQSIGEPGTQLTMRTFHIGGAASRVATTSNIQVKNTGKINLINAKSVINSEGKTIITSRNVELKMIDKLGKTQESYKVPYGAIMIKGHGETVQPGEIIAKWDPHTIPVITEVNGYVKFIDMIDGQSIIRQTDELTGLTSTVILDIAERTSIAKDLRPALKIIDKFGKDVLLPGTDMPAQYFLPGNSIVQLDNTIKIRSGDTLAKIPQESGGTRDITGGLPRVADLFEARRPKELAILAEISGFISFGKDTKGKRRLVITPIDNNVVYETMIPKWRQLNVFEGERVERGDIISDGPESPHDILRLRGIQSVTKYIVNEVQEVYRLQGVKINDKHIEVIIRQMLRKATIISSGQSEFLDGEQVEFYRVKISNRNLKKNNKKIATFSRDLLGITKASLATESFISAASFQETTRVLTESAVAGKKDKLRGLKENVIVGRLIPAGTGYTYHKNRLKNRHNKKLSLLKNHQMNHDTLSTTISPEEASASLSELLNSNLINNK is encoded by the coding sequence GTGAAAGACTTATTTAAATTTTTAAAAATGCGCACGAAAACAGAAGAATTTGATGCAATAAAAATTTCATTACCTTCACCTGATATGATTCGTTCATGGTCATTTGGAGAAGTTAAAAAACCAGAAACAATTAATTATCGTACATTTAAACCAGAACGTGACGGTTTATTTTGTGCTCGAATTTTTGGACCAGTAAAAGATTATGAATGTTTATGTGGAAAATACAAACGTTTAAAACATCGTGGAGTAATTTGTGAAAAATGTGGAGTTGAAGTAACACAAAGCAAAGTACGTCGTGAACGAATGGGTCACGTTGAATTAGCTTCTCCTACAGCACATATTTGGTTTTTAAAGTCCTTACCATCAAGAATTGGTTTACTATTAGATATGCCTTTAAGAGATATAGAAAGAGTATTATATTTTGAATCATATGTCATCATTGATGAAGGTATGACCAATTTAGAAAAAAGACAAATTTTAACTGAAGAACAATATTTAGATGCATTGGAAGAATTTGGAGATGATTTTGATGCAAAAATGGGTGCTGAAGCTATTCAATCTCTTTTAAAAAATATGGATCTAAAAAACGAATGTACAAAATTAAGAAATGAATTATGTGAAAGTCACTCTGAAACAAAAAGAAAAAAATTTACAAAACGTATTAAACTGTTAGAATCATTTATTCATTCTGATAACAAACCAGAATGGATGATTCTCAATGTACTTCCTATATTACCACCAGATTTAAGACCATTAGTTCCATTAGATGGAGGAAGATTTGCTACATCTGATTTAAATGATTTATATCGTAGAGTAATTAATAGAAATAACCGTTTAAAAAGATTATTGGATTTATCAGCTCCTGATATAATCGTTAGAAATGAAAAACGTATGTTACAAGAAGCCGTTGATGCCTTATTAGATAATGGACGCCGAGGACGAGCTATTACAGGTTCTAATAAACGTCCTCTTAAATCATTAGCAGATATGATTAAAGGAAAACAAGGTCGATTTAGACAAAATTTGTTAGGAAAACGTGTGGATTATTCAGGACGATCAGTTATTACTGTTGGTCCATATCTTCATTTACATCAATGTGGTTTGCCAAAAAAAATGGCTTTAGAATTATTTAAACCATTTATATATGGAAAATTAGAAATACATGGTTTATCGACTACAATTAAAGCAGCAAAAAAAATGGTCGAAAAAGAAGACCCTATTGTTTGGGATATATTAGATGAGGTAATTCGTGAACATCCAGTATTATTAAATAGAGCTCCAACCTTACATAGATTAGGTATACAAGCTTTTGAACCAATTCTTGTAGAAGGAAAAGCAATCCAATTACATCCATTGGTTTGTGCGGCATATAATGCAGATTTTGATGGAGATCAAATGGCAGTACATGTGCCATTAACAATAGAAGCACAATTAGAAGCAAAAGCATTAATGATGTCTATTAATAATATTCTTTCTCCCGCAAATGGAGAACCTATTATTGTTCCCTCTCAAGACGTAGTATTAGGACTATATTACATGACACGTTCTAAAATTAATGGGAAAGGAGAGGGAATGATATTAACTGGACCTAAGGAAGCCGAACGACTATATCGATCAGAATTTGTAGAACTGCATACAATAGTAAAAATTAGAATTACTGAATATATAATAAAAGGAAATGAAAAAACCGAAAAAATAACACATGTTATTGAAACAACTATTGGTAGAGCTATCCTATGGATGATTGTTCCAAAAGGACTACCATTTTCTATGATTAATCAAACATTAGGTAAAAAAAATATTTCTGATATGATTAATACTTGTTACCGTATTTTAGGATTACAATCTACTGTAAATTTTGCTGATCAAATTATGTATACAGGATTTACTTATGCTACTCGTTCTGGAGCATCTGTAGGGATAGATGATATGGTAATTCCAGATGAAAAAATAGAAATAATAAGAGAAGCCGAAAATGAAGTAGCTGAAATTCAAGAACAATTTCAATCTGGCCTAGTAACTGCTGGAGAACGCTATAATAAAGTAATTGATATTTGGGCAGCAGCAAATGAAAGTATTGCAAAAGCAATGATGGCCAACCTTTCTGTAGAATTAGTTATTAATAAAAATAAAATAATAGAAACACAAGTATCTTTTAACAGTATATTTATGATGGCAGATTCAGGAGCTCGAGGTTCTGCAGCACAGATTAGACAATTGGCTGGAATGAGGGGTTTAATGGCTAAACCAGATGGTTCCATTATTGAAACACCTATTACTGCAAATTTTCGTGAAGGTTTAAATGTATTACAATATTTTATTTCTACTCATGGAGCTAGAAAAGGATTAGCAGATACAGCATTAAAAACAGCTAATTCTGGATATCTAACTCGACGTTTAGTTGACGTAGCTCAAGATTTAGTTGTTACAGAAGATGATTGCCAAACACATGAAGGTATTGTCATGACTCCTGTTATTGAAGGTGGAGAAGTAAAAGAAACATTACGTGAACGTGTTCTAGGAAGAGTTACAGCTGAAAATATTTTAAAAACGTATTCTACAGATATTTTAATTCCAAGAAATACTTTATTAAATGAAAAATGGTGTGATATTTTAGAATTAAATTCAATTGATAGTGTAAAAGTAAGATCCGTCGTTAATTGTGATACCGATTTTGGAATTTGTGCGTATTGTTATGGACGAGATTTAGCACGCGGACATTTAGTAGACAAAGGAGAAGCTATAGGTGTTATTGCAGCTCAATCTATTGGAGAACCCGGTACACAGTTAACAATGAGAACATTTCATATTGGTGGTGCTGCATCTAGAGTAGCTACTACATCTAATATTCAAGTAAAAAATACCGGAAAAATTAATTTAATCAACGCTAAATCAGTAATAAATTCAGAAGGAAAAACAATTATTACTTCTCGAAACGTTGAATTAAAAATGATAGATAAATTAGGAAAAACACAAGAAAGTTATAAAGTACCATATGGAGCAATTATGATTAAAGGACATGGAGAAACGGTACAACCTGGCGAAATAATTGCAAAATGGGATCCACATACAATACCTGTTATTACTGAAGTTAACGGATACGTAAAATTTATTGATATGATTGATGGACAAAGTATCATAAGACAAACAGATGAATTAACTGGTTTAACTTCTACAGTTATATTAGATATAGCAGAACGAACTTCTATTGCTAAAGATTTACGTCCAGCTCTAAAAATTATAGATAAATTTGGTAAGGATGTATTATTACCAGGAACAGATATGCCTGCTCAATATTTTTTACCAGGAAACAGTATCGTTCAATTAGATAATACTATTAAAATTAGATCAGGAGATACTTTAGCTAAAATTCCTCAAGAATCTGGAGGTACAAGAGATATTACCGGAGGACTACCTAGAGTAGCTGATCTATTTGAAGCACGTCGCCCTAAAGAATTAGCAATTCTTGCAGAAATTAGTGGATTTATTTCATTTGGTAAAGATACAAAAGGAAAAAGACGTTTAGTTATTACTCCGATAGATAATAATGTAGTATATGAAACAATGATTCCAAAATGGAGACAGTTAAATGTCTTTGAAGGAGAACGTGTAGAACGCGGAGATATCATTTCAGATGGACCAGAATCTCCCCATGATATACTTAGATTACGTGGCATACAATCTGTGACAAAGTACATTGTTAATGAAGTACAAGAAGTATATCGTTTACAGGGTGTTAAAATAAACGATAAACATATAGAAGTTATTATTCGACAAATGTTACGTAAAGCTACTATTATATCATCAGGTCAATCAGAATTTTTAGATGGAGAACAAGTAGAATTTTATCGAGTAAAAATATCAAATCGTAATTTAAAAAAAAATAACAAAAAAATAGCAACCTTTTCTCGAGATTTACTAGGTATTACAAAAGCATCTCTTGCTACAGAATCTTTTATTTCTGCAGCTTCATTTCAAGAAACTACACGTGTATTAACAGAATCTGCTGTTGCAGGTAAAAAAGATAAATTAAGAGGTTTAAAAGAAAACGTTATTGTTGGTCGTTTAATACCAGCTGGAACTGGTTATACTTATCATAAAAATAGATTAAAAAACAGACATAATAAGAAATTATCTCTATTAAAAAATCATCAAATGAACCATGATACTTTATCTACAACTATTAGCCCTGAAGAAGCTTCTGCTAGTTTATCTGAATTATTAAATTCAAATTTAATCAATAATAAATAA
- a CDS encoding HU family DNA-binding protein — MQERNMNKAQLINVISEITKLSKKQIKLTLETTLSSIVESLKKGNAVQLVGFGTFKVNNRSARTGRNPQTGKEIKIPATKVPTFISGKSLKNAVK; from the coding sequence ATTCAGGAAAGAAATATGAATAAAGCTCAACTAATTAATGTAATATCTGAAATAACCAAGTTGTCTAAAAAACAAATTAAACTTACCTTAGAAACAACATTATCATCGATAGTTGAATCTTTAAAAAAAGGTAATGCTGTACAATTAGTGGGATTTGGAACTTTTAAAGTTAATAATCGATCCGCTCGAACTGGACGTAACCCACAAACAGGAAAAGAAATTAAAATTCCTGCAACAAAAGTCCCTACTTTTATATCTGGTAAATCTTTAAAAAACGCTGTAAAATAA
- the purH gene encoding bifunctional phosphoribosylaminoimidazolecarboxamide formyltransferase/IMP cyclohydrolase, translating to MIIKHALISVFDKNKIIELAKILTKCNIKIFSTGGTSKILKKSGIDYMDISQYTNVPEMINGRIKTLHHKIYAGILAREGIDDKDLNKQGIIKIDMVVVNFYPFLNIVQMKKNSLNSILEYIDIGGPAIVRAAAKNYENVVVLVNKNDYQPIAQEILKNNNSLSINKRLQLATTAFNYVTEYDNNISDYFLEINKNKLNKNLNNNIFPKYLNIKFVKKYDLCYGENKHQKSAFYVNKNILDKITYNTTQLQGKLLSYNNKLDSNVAVTCIQEFYKPVCVIVKHGNPCSVAVGKDILSSYLNAYNSDPISSFGGVIAFNKELNEELAKTIIKKQFTEIIIAPSVNKEFLNIIKFKPKIKILIYKNLDYVKNNLELRSISEGLLVQEPNYNIEEQTSWNIVTKRKPNLNELKDSLFAWKVVKHVKSNAIVYVKNLITIGIGAGQMSRIYAAKLAKIKAEDLDFDTKKSVMASDAFFPFRDGIDMAASIGITCIIQPGGSIRDSEVINAANEHNIAMIFTNIRCFKH from the coding sequence ATGATTATAAAACACGCTTTAATTAGTGTTTTTGATAAAAATAAAATAATTGAATTAGCTAAGATACTTACTAAATGTAATATAAAAATTTTTTCTACTGGAGGTACTTCAAAAATTTTAAAGAAATCAGGAATTGATTATATGGATATTTCACAATATACTAATGTTCCAGAAATGATCAATGGTAGAATAAAAACGTTACATCATAAAATTTATGCTGGAATATTAGCTAGGGAAGGAATAGATGATAAGGATCTGAATAAACAAGGAATTATTAAAATAGATATGGTTGTAGTTAATTTTTACCCTTTTCTAAATATAGTTCAAATGAAAAAAAACTCTTTAAATTCCATTTTAGAATATATTGATATAGGTGGACCTGCTATAGTTCGTGCTGCGGCGAAGAATTATGAAAACGTTGTTGTATTAGTTAACAAAAATGATTATCAACCTATCGCACAAGAAATATTAAAGAATAATAATAGTCTTTCTATAAATAAAAGATTACAATTAGCAACTACTGCTTTTAATTATGTAACAGAATATGATAATAATATTTCAGATTATTTTTTAGAAATTAATAAAAATAAATTAAATAAAAACTTAAATAATAATATTTTTCCAAAATATTTAAATATTAAATTCGTCAAAAAATATGATTTATGTTATGGAGAAAATAAACATCAAAAATCAGCTTTTTATGTTAATAAAAATATATTAGATAAGATAACTTATAACACCACTCAACTACAAGGTAAATTACTTTCTTATAATAATAAATTAGATTCTAATGTTGCTGTAACATGTATACAAGAATTTTATAAACCTGTTTGTGTTATAGTAAAACACGGTAACCCTTGTAGTGTAGCTGTAGGAAAAGACATACTATCATCTTATCTTAATGCTTATAATAGCGATCCAATTTCTTCTTTTGGAGGAGTTATTGCTTTTAACAAAGAATTAAATGAAGAATTAGCTAAAACCATTATTAAAAAACAATTTACTGAAATTATTATTGCTCCAAGTGTAAATAAAGAATTTTTAAATATTATAAAATTTAAACCAAAAATAAAAATATTAATATATAAAAATTTGGACTATGTAAAAAATAATTTAGAACTTAGGTCAATTTCAGAAGGATTATTGGTACAAGAACCTAATTATAATATAGAAGAACAAACTAGCTGGAATATTGTAACTAAACGTAAACCTAATTTAAATGAACTTAAAGATTCTTTATTTGCATGGAAAGTAGTTAAACATGTTAAATCTAATGCTATTGTATATGTTAAAAATCTTATAACTATAGGTATAGGTGCTGGGCAAATGAGTCGCATATATGCTGCAAAATTAGCTAAAATTAAAGCAGAAGATTTAGATTTTGATACGAAAAAATCTGTAATGGCATCTGATGCTTTTTTTCCATTCCGAGATGGTATTGATATGGCTGCTTCTATTGGGATTACTTGTATAATACAACCAGGAGGATCTATTCGTGATTCCGAAGTTATTAATGCTGCTAATGAACATAATATTGCCATGATTTTTACTAACATTCGTTGTTTTAAACATTAA